A region of the Paenibacillus sp. J23TS9 genome:
TTATTCATAATCATGGCGGCTCCATTCAGATCGACAGCGTTCCGGATCATGGAACCACCTTCACCGTGAAACTGCCCAAGATAAACGAACCTGAAGACTTATGACAGATCGATTGGCGTTAAATGATCAACGGATGCAAAGCCTGCAATTTTATACTTTCCGCTTTCATAAATTAGTGTTGTTATAGAACACTCGGGAACCAGCTCGCTTTGTACGGCAACGAAATTAGGATGCCAAACTTCCAGTTGGTTCTCGGGGAATGTATTCACCAAAAAATCAGTTATTAAACCTCCATGAGTAACGATTACGATATTACTTTGTAACGGGTGTTTCTTGGCTAATTCTGTTAATAAAGAGGATAAACGCTCACCTGCTGCCTTTGCTGAATCGCCAACGGGTGGTATATATTCGGGTTCAAATGTAGACCGCTCCCACATGGCAACAAACTCCTCAAAAGTTTGCCCTGGAAGATCACCCCAATTAGCACGTTCCCGCAATCGACTATCCATATTCATCGGTGATTTCGTCTCTAATGCAATATATTCAGCGGTTTCTTTCGCTCTTCGAAGTGGACTTGAAAGTATGAT
Encoded here:
- a CDS encoding histidine phosphatase family protein, coding for MSATFYLVRHAIKERAIGDVPITTKGVIQAQSTARYFGNLPVTIILSSPLRRAKETAEYIALETKSPMNMDSRLRERANWGDLPGQTFEEFVAMWERSTFEPEYIPPVGDSAKAAGERLSSLLTELAKKHPLQSNIVIVTHGGLITDFLVNTFPENQLEVWHPNFVAVQSELVPECSITTLIYESGKYKIAGFASVDHLTPIDLS